The Scophthalmus maximus strain ysfricsl-2021 chromosome 7, ASM2237912v1, whole genome shotgun sequence genome includes a window with the following:
- the kif21a gene encoding kinesin-like protein KIF21A isoform X4, which translates to MATGQDESTVRVALRIRPQLAREKIEGCHICTYVMPGEPQVILGKDKAFTYDYMFDMDSQQDAIYTSCTEKLIDGCLEGYNATVFAYGQTGSGKTYTMGTGFDVNISEEELGIIPRAVHHLFKGIEERRQAAQEQGRPVPEFKINAQFLELYNEEVLDLFDSTRDMKQKSHIKIHEDATGGIYTVGVTTRTVSSEAEMMQCLKLGALSRTTASTQMNVQSSRSHAIFTIHLCQVRVCASDNQENETDNKVSNGNSELDEYETLTAKFHFVDLAGSERLKRTGATGDRAKEGISINCGLLALGNVISALGDRSKRSSHVPYRDSKLTRLLQDSLGGNSQTVMIACISPSDRDFMETLNTLKYANRARNIKNKVMVNQDKASQQISALRTEIARLQMELMEYKAGKRLVGEDGVESFSDMFHENSMLQTENSNLRVRVKAMQETIDAQRARLTQLLSDQANQALARAGEGGTEEIGNMIHSYIKEIEDLRAKLLESEAVNENLRKNLSRASNRQTFFGGSGSFPSSLLAPEKETSDIIELAKKDLEKLKKREKKKKKSVNKEEIPDNEQEKGTEKEMTERVSEDADMEASDHEDGEEEEEEEEEEMDVEESSDESDSESDEKENYQADLANITCEIAIKQKLIDELENSQRRLHTLKQQYEQKLMMLQCKIKDTQLERDRVLQNMNSVESGTEDKSRKIKAEYEKKLSVMNKELQKLHSAQKEHARLLKNQSQYEKQLKKLQMDVAEMKKTKVRLMKQMKEQQEKNRMNESRRNREIASLKKDQRKQEHQLKLLEAQKRQQELILRRKTEEVTALRRQARPTSGKVIRKVNLPEPAQDSPHRPPSGRMYSSSSTGPYGSRSSYRRTVGVYSTRIARNKWQSLERRICDVIMQRMTISNMEADMNRLLKQREELTKRKEKVIRKRDRLVREGPEAEKAMPPINEEVDALTANIDYINDSIADCQANIMQMEETKEEGDTVDVSAVIGSCTLAEARFLLDHFMSMAINKGLQAAQKESQVKVMEGRLKQTEITSATQNQLLFHMLKEKAEFNPELDALLGNALQELGNIPAENGDDSSSDESAQSPSAEGTTFASDLMKLCGETKTRNKARRRTTTQMELLYANSDSAPDAPTADFSSPMLPLAETPDGGGDMDTSGSSVRDYTALSPGFSSKMGSISGSRTSPGVEKRAPEPSPLARRKTYDKAHAAADRAKVKEIKQGVINPVPSTKSGRSATLQCVHVAEGHSKAVLCVDCTDDLLFTGSKDRTCKVWNLVTGQEIMSLAGHPNNVVSVRYCSSLVFTVSTSYIKVWDIRDSAKCIRTLTSSGQVNVGDVYAANTSRTVTIPAGENQINQIALNPNGTVLYAAAGNSVRVWDLRRFASTGKLTGHLGPVMCLTVDHTGGNQDLVITGSKDHYIKVFDVTEGSLGSIGPTHNFEPPHYDGIESLVVQGDILFSGSRDNGIKKWDLDRKDLLQQVPSAHRDWVCALGVVPGSPALLSGCRGGVLKLWHTDTLGTLGELKGHESPINSISTNSSHLFTASDDRTVKIWRARGGLDSTLEAVDNADEVAST; encoded by the exons ACGGGTTCGGGGAAGACCTACACCATGGGGACGGGCTTTGACGTCAACAtttcagaggaggagctgggcaTCATCCCCCGCGCCGTCCATCACCTCTTCAAGGGCATCGAGGAGCGGCGGCAAGCCGCCCAGGAGCAGGGCCGCCCCGTTCCGGAGTTTAAGATCAATGCCCAGTTCCTCGAG CTTTACAACGAGGAAGTTCTGGACCTGTTTGACTCCACGCGCGACATGAAGCAGAAATCTCACATTAAGATCCACGAAGACGCCACCGGGGGAATCTACACAGTAGGAGTGACCACACGGACTGTGTCCTCGGAGGCtgag ATGATGCAGTGCCTGAAGCTTGGCGCCCTGTCCCGCACCACAGCCAGCACTCAGATGAACGTCCAGAGCTCGCGATCGCACGCCATCTTCACCATCCACCTGTGCCAAGTCCGCGTCTGTGCCTCCGACAAT CAAGAAAACGAGACGGATAACAAAGTCTCCAATGGAAACTCTGAGCTCGACGAGTACGAGACGCTGACGGCCAAGTTCCACTTTGTGGACCTGGCCGGTTCCGAGAGGCTGAAGAGAACCGGAGCGACGGGCGATCGGGCCAAAGAGGGCATCTCCATCAACTGTGGACTG CTTGCTCTGGGGAATGTAATCAGTGCTTTGGGCGACCGGAGCAAGCGCTCCTCACACGTGCCTTACCGAGACTCCAAACTCACCCGGCTCCTGCAGGACTCGTTAGGAGGAAACAG CCAAACGGTGATGATCGCGTGCATCAGCCCGTCTGACCGTGACTTCATGGAGACGCTGAACACATTAAAATATGCCAACCGGGCCCGGAACATCAAGAACAAGGTCATGGTGAACCAGGACAAGGCCAGCCAGCAGATCAGCGCTCTGAGGACAGAAATAGCTCGACTGCAGATGGAGCTGATGGAGTACAAGGCG GGTAAACGCTTGGTGGGTGAGGACGGTGTGGAGAGCTTCAGCGATATGTTCCACGAGAACTCCATGCTGCAGACGGAGAACAGCAACCTGAGGGTGCGGGTGAAGGCCATGCAGGAGACCATCGATGCTCAGAGGGCGCGGCTCACCCAGCTGCTTAGTGACCAGGCCAACCAGGCACTCGCCAGGGCGG GTGAAGGAGGCACGGAGGAAATCGGAAACATGATTCACAGTTACATCAAAGAGATTGAAGACCTCAG GGCCAAACTCCTGGAGAGCGAAGCCGTGAACGAGAATCTGAGGAAGAATCTGTCTCGCGCCTCCAACCGCCAGACGTTCTTCGGAGGCTCCGGCTCGTTCCCCTCCTCGCTGCTGGCCCCCGAGAAGGAGACGTCTGACATAATCGAACTGGCCAAGAAAGACctggagaagctgaagaaacgggagaaaaagaaaaagaagag TGTCAACAAGGAGGAAATCCCTGACAACGAGCAAGAAAAGGGCACCGAGAAAGAAATGACGGAGCGAGTCAGTGAGGACGCAGACATG GAGGCCAGCGACCAcgaagacggagaggaggaagaggaggaggaagaggaggagatggatgtGGAAGAGAGCTCTGATGAATCTGACTCTGAGTCAGATGAAAAAG AGAACTACCAGGCAGATCTGGCCAACATCACCTGTGAGATCGCCATCAAGCAGAAGCTGATCGATGAGCTGGAAAACAGCCAGCGGCGCCTCCACACGCTCAAACAGCAGTACGAGCAGAAGCTGATGATGCTGCAGTGCAAGATCAAGGACACGCAGCTGGAGAGGGACCGGGTCCTGCAAAACATGA ACTCAGTAGAAAGCGGCACGGAGGACAAGTCTCGCAAAATCAAGGCCGAGTACGAGAAGAAGCTGAGCGTCATGAACAAGGAGCTCCAGAAGCTCCACTCTGCTCAGAAGGAGCACGCCCGCCTGCTGAAGAACCAGTCCCAGTACgagaagcagctgaagaagcTGCAGATGGATGTGGCAGAAATGAAGAAAACCAAG GTCCGTCTCATGAAGCAGatgaaggagcagcaggagaagaacaGGATGAACGAATCGCGCCGAAACCGCGAAATTGCTTCCTTGAAGAAAGACCAGCGCAAGCAAGAG cATCAGCTCAAGTTACTGGAGGCTCAGAAGAGGCAGCAGGAACTCATCCTGAGGAGAAAGACTGAGGAG gtgacTGCTCTGAGGAGGCAGGCCAGGCCTACCTCCGGTAAGGTCATCCGGAAAGTCAATCTCCCAGAACCAGCCCAGGACTCCCCCCACAGACCCCCGTCCGGGCGCATGTactcctccagcagcacagGTCCCTACGGCAGTCG TTCTTCCTACAGGCGCACAGTCGGTGTCTACTCCACCAGAATTGCTCGTAATAAATGGCAGTCCCTGGAGCGGCGGATCTGCGACGTCATCATGCAGAGGATGACCATCTCCAACATGGAGGCGGACATGAACCGCCTGCTCAAG CAACGGGAGGAGCTGACCAAGCGCAAGGAGAAAGTAATCAGGAAAAGGGACAGGCTCGTCAGGGAGGGGCCGGAGGCCGAGAAGGCAATGCCTCCCATCAACGAGGAAGTGGACGCGTTGACCGCCAACATCGACTACATCAACGACAGCATCGCAGACTGTCAGGCCAACATCATGCAGATGGAGGAAACCAAG GAGGAGGGCGACACCGTGGACGTCTCCGCTGTGATTGGTTCCTGTACCCTCGCAGAGGCTCGTTTCCTCCTCGACCACTTTATGTCAATGGCCATAAACAAG GGTCTGCAGGCGGCTCAGAAAGAGTCCCAGGTGAAGGTGATGGAGGGCCGGCTGAAGCAGACGGAGATCACCAGCGCCACACAGAACCAGTTGCTCTTTCACATGCTGAAGGAGAAGGCCGAGTTCAACCCGGAGCTGGACGCTCTGCTGGGGAACGCTCTGCAAG AGCTAGGTAACATCCCGGCTG AAAATGGGGATGATAGCAGCAGCGATGAGTCTGCCCAGAGCCCTTCAGCAGAGGGGAC TACTTTTGCATCAGACCTCATGAAACTCTGTGGCGAGACCAAAACGAGGAATAAG GCTCGGAGGAGGACCACCACCCAGATGGAGCTGCTGTACGCCAACTCTGACTCCGCCCCTGACGCACCCACTGCGGACTTCTCCAGTCCGATGCTGCCATTAGCTGAGACACCCGATGGGGGAGGGGACATGGACACATCAGGCTCGTCAGTCAGGGACTACACCGCGCTCTCCCCTGGCTTTTCCTCTAAAATGGGCAGCAT TTCTGGCTCTAGAACTTCGCCCGGCGTGGAAAAGCGAGCTCCGGAGCCCTCCCCGCTCGCTCGCAGGAAGACCTATGACAAGGCGCATGCGGCAGCTGACAGGGCAAAGGTCAAGGAGATTAAACA GGGCGTCATTAACCCGGTGCCGTCCACTAAGAGCGGCCGGTCAGCGACGTTACAGTGCGTCCACGTGGCAGAGGGACACAGTAAAGCTGTTCTCTGTGTCGACTGCACAGATGACCTTCTCTTCACCGGATCCAAAG ACCGGACCTGCAAGGTGTGGAACCTGGTGACGGGTCAGGAGATAATGTCCCTGGCCGGTCACCCCAACAACGTGGTGTCGGTGCGCTACTGCTCAAGTCTGGTCTtcaccgtctccacctcctACATCAAGGTCTGGGACATCCGGGACTCGGCCAAGTGCATTCGAACGTTAAC GTCGTCTGGGCAGGTGAATGTTGGCGACGTCTACGCGGCCAACACCAGCCGAACCGTCACCATCCCGGCAGGAGAGAACCAGATCAACCAGATCGCCCTCAACCCCAACGGGACAGTGCTGTACGCCGCCGCCGGGAACTCGGTCCGAGTCTGGGATCTGAGAAG atTTGCCTCCACGGGGAAACTTACTGGTCACCTCGGCCCTGTGATGTGTCTGACTGTGGATCACACCGGAGGCAACCAGGACCTGGTGATCACCGGGTCCAAGGATCATTACATTAAG GTGTTCGATGTGACCGAGGGCTCCCTGGGGAGCATCGGCCCGACACACAACTTTGAGCCGCCGCACTACGACGGCATCGAGTCACTGGTGGTGCAGGGGGACATTTTGTTCAGCGGCTCCCGGGACAACGGCATCAAGAAGTGGGACCTGGACCGCAAAGACCTGCTGCAG CAAGTCCCGAGCGCTCACCGCGACTGGGTGTGTGCGCTGGGCGTCGTCCCGGGCTCCCCGGCCCTGCTCAGCGGCTGCAGAGGCGGGGTGCTCAAGCTGTGGCACACGGACACACTAGGGACCCTGGGGGAGCTCAAGGGTCATGAGAGCCCCATCAACAGCATCTCTACCAACAGCAGCCACCTGTTTACAGCCTCAGA TGACCGGACGGTGAAGATCTGGCGTGCACGCGGTGGACTGGACAGCACCTTGGAGGCGGTGGACAATGCGGACGAGGTGGCGAgtacctga